ACCCCATCTGCAGGAACTTGCGGGCCATGTCCGCCCCCACGAAATCCCCGGCCTGCAGGTACGTCAGGAACATCCCGTGGATGACCTCGCTGCTCTCACGCGCCAGCTCGGGCGTGGCGAAACGCCAGTGCGGCAGCAGTTCAGCCTTGTACGGCTGCACCAGCAGCACGCCCTGCTCCCCCACGCCCACCCGGTACAGTTCCGGGTGCGCGCGCAGGTCCAGTTCGGCGTAGTTCAGGGAGTAATCGAATTTCGGCATAGGTGTGCAGAAGGCGGATGGCAGAGGCCCGGCGCTTTCTGCCACCCGCGCTGAACGGCTCAGTTCATCCGGTCGTCGTCCATCATCGCCTGGAGCATCCAGCGGATCTTGTCGACGGTGGCGGCGTACCCGTTGTACATGTCGGCGGTGGCGGGGTCGTTCGCGTCGTCAACCGTCTGGCTGTCGTCGCGGTAACCCTTGCCGACGCGGCTGAGGTCCGCGACGAGGTCCGCGACCTGCGTGCGGGCGTCACGGACCGTCTCGGTGGGCACCTTCACCACGCTGAACCGCTCGATGTCGGCGGGCGCGGCGATGGGACTGCCGCCCAGCGCGACCAGGCGCTCGGCCTGCTCGTCGATGCCGGGGAAGATCTCCTCGATGAACTCGTCGTACGCGAGGTGCAGGTCGCGGAAGAACCGCCCACGGATGTCCCAGTGGTACTTCTTGAACTTCAGGTACAGGCTGATGGTCGTCGCGAGGTTGCGCTGCAGCGTCTCGGCGACCGTGCCGAACTCGGCTTCCGTCAGGTAGTTGTGGTCCACCAGGGCGTTGTTCGTGGTGTTCAGGTGCGCGGCGTCCGCGCTGCCCTTCCCGCCGGCCTTCCCGGAGGCGGCCTTTCCGTCGCTGGTGGCCTTGCTGGCGGGCTTCTTGGCGGCAGACTTGGCTTTACTGGTCATGCGTTCACCGTACCCCCGCGCGTGCCGGGCCGCCCATACGGGTTTCCTTTACCCTCCCGCCACAAACAGCAGGCGGTTCCCGTGAACCTTCATGCTGACCTGCCCGGCTTCGAGCAGTTCGGTCAGGTGCGCGCCGACGACCGCGCGGTTCAGGACCACCGCGCCCGCGCTTTCCATCGTCACGCCCAGCGCGCCGCACACCCGGACCAGCAGGTCGTCCACGCCGGCTGCGCCCACCTGCACGGCCTCCAGCACGGCCGCCGTGGTCCGCGCGTACGCCGCGAGGTTCGCCGCGACCAGCCGCGTCAGGTCCGGCGTGGGGTCCCCGTGGCCGGGCAGCGTGACGCGCACGCCCTCCAGTTCACCCAGGCGGGCGGCCGCCTCCTTCTGAAGCGCCGAGTCCGCGCAGAACGTCAGCGGGTGCTTTGCCAGCGCCTCCTCTCCGAACAGCGCGTCGGCGGCGTACAGCACCTCGCCCACCCGCACGGCGTACATCATGCTGGCGTGCCCGGCCACCTCCAGCAACTCCAGCACCGCGCCTCCGATCCGGCACAGGCCCGGCTCCGGGGCCAGCCGCGCCGGGCTGGGCGGCGCGAGCAGGAATTTACTCTGCAACTCCCTGGGCGGGCGCGCCCCGAACAGCCCGGTGGGTTGCAGGATCGGGTGCGTGATCACCGCGTCCTCCAGCGGCGGCGCGAACACCTTCAACTCCGGGAACCGCCGCAGGATGAACGCGTTCCCCCCGTGATGGTCGGCGTGACTGTGCGTGTTCAGAATCCCGGTCGGCGTCAGGTTCAGCTCCGTCAGGCCACGCAGGAGCCGGCGCGCGTGCCCGTCATCCAGCCCGGTGTCCACCAGCAGCGCCCCACCCCGGCCATCCTCGACCACCAGACTGTTCACCGCGCCCGGCAGGTAATGCACCCCCGGAGCCAACGAGACAAGAGCACCCATGCCCGGCAGCGTACCCGCTGATACGGACTCCGGTTGAAAGGTCTGTGACATCCTTCAACCCGAGCGGAGCGAGTGGACTCCGTATCATCAATAGTGCGGACACTGTTCAAGCGCCAGAGGGGACAGGCATGGAACACGTCTTCTGTAACGCCAGTCCTGCTCACCCCCTCCCAGCCTCCCCCCTCAAGCGGGAGGGGGCAACACGGCGTGTTCATCGCTGGTCTGCCCTGAAAGTATGAACCTGTCCGCACCATTGATCATACGGACTTCCGTCTGTTTCGCTGACAACCCGGAACTTCACCGGATGGCCAGCTCCACGTCCGGAGGGGCGTTTCTCTCCTGCTCTGCGGGGCAGCTCTCCGAGTCGCTTCGCTCGGATTGAACGGCTTTGCAAGCCATTCAATCGGAGTCCGTATCAGTCCTGAAACGCGGCGTCCCGCGTGATGGGCCGCCGCGCAGGTGGGCGGGTGTAGCCTGCGCCCGTGACCGTGCCCGCCCCCGCGCCCGCTGCCGACCTTCCTTCCGACGGGACCGCGCCCCCCCCGCCGTCCGCGCCGTTCCGGTTGTCGGCGGCGCAGCTGGGCCTGATCGGGTCGAATTTTCTGATGTGGGGCGGGTTCTTCGCGGTGATTCCGCTGGTGACGGTGCATTTCAGTGGCCCTGTCACAGGGGGCGGGCTGGGCTGGAGTGCCGCGAGCGTCGGGGCGGTGCTGGGCCTGCGGCAGTTGACGCAGCAGGGCCTGACGGTGTTCGGGGGCGCGTGGGCGGACCGCTGGGGGCCGAAACCGCTGATCCTGCTGGGCTGCGCGCTGCGGACCCTGGGCTTCGCCTGGATGGGCTTCAGTGACTCGTGGGGGGAACTGCTGGCGGCGGCGGTGCTGGCGGGCGTGGGGGGCGGCCTGTTCGACGCGCCGAAGAGTGCGGCGATCACGCAGGTGACCCTCCCGGAACACCGCACGCGGATGTTCAGCCTGACCAGCCTGTCCGGGAACGCCGGGATGGTGACGGGCCCGCTGATCGGCGCGGCGCTGCTGGGGCTGGGGTTCCGGACGGCAGCGCTGTCGGCGGCGGGCGTGTACCTGCTGGCGGGCGCGGTGATGGCGCTCACCTTGCCGCACCTGCGGCCGGCGGGGCGGGTGGGCAGCGGCCTGGACGGGCTGCGGCTGGCGGCGGCAGACACGCGGTTCCGGCGGTTCACGCTGGTGCTGATCGGGTACTTCATCCTGAGCACGCAGATCAACGTGGCGGTCACCCTGAAGGCCGTCGCGCTGGCGGGGAACGGCGCGACGGGGCCGCTGTACGGCCTGTCGGCGGGGCTGGCGGTGCTGCTTCAGTACCCGCTGCTGCGGCTGGTCGAGCGCTTCGTGCCGGTGCGTTCGGCGCTGGTGGCGGCGGTGCTGCTGGTCGGCGCGGCGCTGGGCCTGATGTCGGTGGCGGCGACGTTCGGGCAGCTGCTGGCGTGCGTGGCGCTGTACAGCCTGGGCACCATGATCGTGTACCCCACCCAGCAGACCCTGACGGCCCGCTTCGCGCCGCCGGGGCGGGTCGGGAGTTACTTCGGGTTCTCCGCGATCAGCCTGGGCGTGGGGGGCGCGGTGGGCAGCGTGCTGGGCGGCGCGCTGGTGGACGGCGGCGCGCGGCTGGGCTTCCCGGCGCTGGCGTGGCTGACGCTGGCCGTGATCGGGGGCCTGACGGCGCTGGGGCTACGCTGGGCGCTGCGGGGCCTGCCGCACCAGTCGGGCTGACCGGCCGGGCTCAGGGCTGCTGGCGGAAGGGATCCAGGGACAGGACCGGGGCGGTCTGCAGGGCCTGCAGCCCCAGGTCCAGCAGCGGGTCGCGGCCCTGCGTGAGCGCCCGGATTTCCGCCTCGCCCTGGGGGCCGGGCCGGTCGGGCGTGACGCGCTGCGGGTAGGGCGTTCCGTCGGGTTTGGCGTAGTGCAGGATGGTGAGTTGCAGGGCCGCCTGGCTGCCGACCGGGAAGTTGCGGGTGGCGGTGTTGCCGACGCCGGCGGTCGTCTCGCCGACGATGGGGCCTCGCGTGGCGTACTGGATCTCGTACGCGAAGAATTCGCTGCACGAGGCGCTGCCCTCGTCGACCAGCACGGCCAGCGGACCGGTCCAGAAGGCCGGGTGGCTGACCGTTCCGGCCAGGCGGGCGTCCTCGAGGCGGGTGCCGCGGCTGACGACGGTGCGGCTGCTGCCGTCGGCGCTGCGGGCCACGCGCGTCAGGCTGGGCACGAAGGCGCTGACGGCGCTGTCGCACTCGGCGAGGCTGCCGCCGGGGTTGCCGCGCAGGTCCACGATCAGGCCGGTCGCGCCGCTGCGCTGCGCCTGCCGCACCTGGTCGTGCACGCGCTGCGCGACGCGCCCGCCGGACAGGAAGGTGGGAATGCGGATCACGGCCACCTGCGCGCCGGTGCCTGTGCCGGCCGGGACGTAACTCAGGCGCGGGAGGTCCAGGGTGCTGCTCTCGCGGGCGGTCAGGGTGACCTGCAGCGGCGCGCCCTGCCGCTGCACGTCCAGGGTGATGGTCTGGCCCTTCTCGCGGGCCTCGCGCAGGTCCTCGTACAGGTACGGGCGGCCGTTCAGGCGCAGCAGCGTGTCGCCGCGCCGCAGGCCGGCCTCCTCGGCGGCGCTGCCGGGAACCACCTCGGTCACCACGCGGTTCTGTCCGTCCAGCAGCGCGAGTTTCACCCCGAACTGCAGGCGGGGGCCGCCGGTGGCGCTGGCAATGAATTCGCGGTAGTCCTCGGGCGTCTGGAAGAAACTGTGTTCGTCGTCCAGTGCGGTCAGTTCGGCTTCCAGCACCGGGTAGGCGCGGCTCTCGGGACAGCTGCCGGGCGTGGCGGCGCAGACGTTGTTCAGGCGCTGCTGGTACTCGCGGGTCAGGGCGGCGCGGTCCACGGTGGACAGCCCGCCGTACTCCTGGCGGAGCAGGTCGTTCACCTCGTTGAAGATGGTCTGGGCCGGGGAGACGCTGCCCTGGGCGGCCGCGCCGGGATGTGCGCCCAGACCGGCCAGCAGCGCCGTGAGCGCGGCGGTGCGGGCTGCGCTCAGCAGCGGACGGAACCGGGCCGGGCGGTCACGGCGCGGGGTCGAGCGGCGCAGGAAGGCGTTCATGGGTGCCTGTATTCTGCTCTGAACAGATGGGAATTTGGTGGGTGGCGATTGCAAGCGAGATTACAGGATTGGTGCGCCAGCACGGTGTTTTCCTGTTGCGGGTGTTGGCCGGCGTGCCGGGTCAGCCCACCGGGGGGGACGCCCGGGGGCGGGCGGTCAGGCGGCCGGGGAACGCTGGTACAGGTCCACGAGGCGGCGCAGGAACCTGAGGCCCGGCGCGAGGCTGGACGCCTGCACCCACTCGTCGGTGCGGTGCGCGTTCCCGCCGCGGTACACGCCCACCGCGACCGCCGGCAGGCCATGCGGGACGGCCGCGTTCGCGTCGGTGCTGCTGGACGCCAGCCGGATGTCGGTGCGGATCTCGCGGGCGGCGTCCCGGACCGCGCCCAGCAGCGCGCCGCTCTGAAGGTCCCCGCCGGGCCGGTCTCCCACCCGTTCCAGCTGCAGCTGCACGCCGGCCTCACGCGCCGCGGCGTGCAGGACGCCCACGGCGCGGGTGTCCAGGTCCGCGAGGACCTTCGCGTCCAGCGAACGCAGGTCCAGCAGCAGCTCGGCCGTTCCTGCGATGGAGTTCACGCTGGTCCCGCCGGACGCCACACCGACATTCAGGGTGGTGCGCGGCGAGGCGGGCAGGTGCAGGGCGTACAGGGCGCTGATCGCCCGCCCCAGCGCGTGCAGGGCGCTGGGTGCCTGATCGCCCCACGAGTGCCCGCCCGGCCCGACGAACGCGGCCCGGTAGCGGCGCACCCCCACCCCGCGCGTGACCGCCACCCCCAGGTAGCCGTCCACGGCGATGAACGCCCCCAGCTGCGGGCGGTGGCGGCCCAGCAGGTACTTCGCGCCGCGCAGGTCCCCCAGGCCCTCCTCGCCGACGTTCGCGGCGATCCACAGCGGGCGGCGCAGCGCGCCGGTCTGGCCGCGCAGGTCGCGCAGCAGCGCTGTCACCACCGCCAGGCTGGCGCTGTTGTCGCCCACGCCCGGCCCGACCAGCCGCCCGCCCTCCTCGCGGACGGTCACGTCGGTGCCGGCGTCGAAGACGGTGTCCAGGTGCGCGGCGAGCAGCAGGGCGGGGCGGCCCTCGGTGCCGGGAGGGGTCAGGCGGGTCAGGACGTTCCCGACCTCGTCGCGTTCGGTCACGTAGCCCAGTTCGGTCCACAGGTCCGCGATCAGGTCGGCGCGCCGCCCCTCCGCGAACGTCGGAGCCGGGGTCTGCGCGATGCGCGTGAGGTACGAAAGAGGCATTGCGGGCCATTGTAGACGCGCCGGACCGGGCGGTGGGCCGGATCGGGAACAAAGCGTGAAGGCGCCCCCCGGTCCTGCGGGAGCGCCCTGACGCGGAGCGGGGGTGCCTAGCGGCGCAGCATGCGGCTGCCGATCATGCCGGCCAGGCCGACCAGACCGGCCTTCACCAGCGGGTTGCTGAGCATCCCGCCGGGCGCGAACGCCTCCTCCAGTGGGCTGCGGCCGTTCTGGGCCGGGGCCTGCGCGGTCTTGGTGTACGCGTCGATCAGGTCGTCGTCGTCGTCGGGACGCACGGTCTGCACGGGGTTGGCGGGGCTGCGCACGATGGCGTCGCCCATCTCCCGGCGCTGCTCGGGGCTCATGCCGCCCACGTACTCTTTCAGGACCGCCTGCCGCTCCTCGGGCGAGGCGTTTTCGAGGTACTCGCGGATGTACGCGGCGGCCTCCTGGGGACTGACGGTCCCGTCGCCGTCCGTGTCGCGCGGATCGAGTTTCGCCATCTGTTCATGCCGGTCTTTCTGCTGGAAGAACATACCTGACCTCCTGGGGAACTGCGCGGTCAGGGGGGGCCCTGACCTGAACGGTGAACGCAACCCACGCTACGCAACATGCCGGTCAGGTACATGAGCGCGGCCTTCACGGGCCCTGCGGGAAGGGGTGCGGGCCGCTACTCGCCGGTGCGGGCGCGGCGTTTCTGGTAGGCGCCGGTCAGCAGCTCCGCGATGTACTCCCGCGTGAACGGCATACCGCTTTCCTCGGCGGCGCGGATCTCGTCGTCGCGGTCGTAGGTGAGGCGCACGAAGGTCGCGCTGTGCACCGGCGAGTGCGGGTCGAACTCCAGGATCAGGTAGCACGGCAGCGTGGAGTCCAGCGGGTTGCCCACGCTCCCGCAGTTGATCAGCGGGCGGCCCTCCACGTCCAGCAGCAGCGCCTCGTGCATGTCGGCGTACACCAGCGCGTCGGCGTGCTGCGTGAGCCCGAAGGCCGGGTTGGGCGTGAAGGCTTCCAGCTGGTCGTGCAGGCTGCTGTGCGGGTACAGCCGGTGGAACAGGCCGCGGCTGCTGGCATGCACGAACCGCCACCACGCCCCCCCGAACTGCTCCTCGATGCCGTACGGCAGCTCGGCGAGGTACGTCAGGCCGGCGGGCGTGAGTTTGCTGCGCGGCCACAGGTCCTGCGGGCGGTGCGTGGCCCCGGCGACCCGGGCGTCCCAGTTGCCCTGAATGACGCGCGTGGCGTGTGCCTGCGTCCAGTCGAGCACTTCGCGGGGGCGGGGGCCCTTGCCCACCAGATCCCCCAGCACCCAGATGTCGGTCAGGCCGCGCCGCTGCACGTCTGCGTGAACCGCGAGCGTGGCCGCCAGGTTGGCGTGCAGGTCCGCGAGAATGGCGAGGCGAATCATATGCTCCGGAGTGTAGCCCACCCCCCCGCACCGCCCGGACGCACCCACCCCCACCGCCTTCACCTGACAGGCAGGTCAGCTGGGCAGCGTAGGCGTCAGGGCGCGGATCATGGCCCAGGTGATCAGGCCGGCCGTGACCAGCCCGCCCAGCACGAACCACGCGGGTGCGCCGCCCCGACCGCCCGGCACGCGGGCCGCGCCGGCGGCGTTGGCGGCGCTCCACGCCACCCGCAGGTTCACGAGGGCCAGTCCCAGCAGCGCGGCGTCCAGCGCGTCCACCCGGCCGCTGCCCACCGCCAGCGGGTACGACAGTGCGGGCGTCAGGCCGACCAGCAGCAGCGCGATCAGCAGTTGCAGCGCGTACGGAGGCACGCTCCCCAGTATGCACGGCCCGTCCGGACGCCGGACGTCACCCCAGCTCGTGGTACTGCCCGCGGAAATACACCAGCGGGTCGTCATCCGTGTACCGGCTGTACTCCACGAACCCCA
This genomic interval from Deinococcus depolymerans contains the following:
- a CDS encoding DUF4385 domain-containing protein encodes the protein MPKFDYSLNYAELDLRAHPELYRVGVGEQGVLLVQPYKAELLPHWRFATPELARESSEVIHGMFLTYLQAGDFVGADMARKFLQMGFTRARRYANHRGGKKYDGPVPQDRKGQSGAHGRAELPRTPEDPVKAESARIFKAKWDEAEANEQYASLKKAHKAQYG
- a CDS encoding Dps family protein, with product MTSKAKSAAKKPASKATSDGKAASGKAGGKGSADAAHLNTTNNALVDHNYLTEAEFGTVAETLQRNLATTISLYLKFKKYHWDIRGRFFRDLHLAYDEFIEEIFPGIDEQAERLVALGGSPIAAPADIERFSVVKVPTETVRDARTQVADLVADLSRVGKGYRDDSQTVDDANDPATADMYNGYAATVDKIRWMLQAMMDDDRMN
- a CDS encoding MBL fold metallo-hydrolase, with protein sequence MGALVSLAPGVHYLPGAVNSLVVEDGRGGALLVDTGLDDGHARRLLRGLTELNLTPTGILNTHSHADHHGGNAFILRRFPELKVFAPPLEDAVITHPILQPTGLFGARPPRELQSKFLLAPPSPARLAPEPGLCRIGGAVLELLEVAGHASMMYAVRVGEVLYAADALFGEEALAKHPLTFCADSALQKEAAARLGELEGVRVTLPGHGDPTPDLTRLVAANLAAYARTTAAVLEAVQVGAAGVDDLLVRVCGALGVTMESAGAVVLNRAVVGAHLTELLEAGQVSMKVHGNRLLFVAGG
- a CDS encoding MFS transporter, producing the protein MWGGFFAVIPLVTVHFSGPVTGGGLGWSAASVGAVLGLRQLTQQGLTVFGGAWADRWGPKPLILLGCALRTLGFAWMGFSDSWGELLAAAVLAGVGGGLFDAPKSAAITQVTLPEHRTRMFSLTSLSGNAGMVTGPLIGAALLGLGFRTAALSAAGVYLLAGAVMALTLPHLRPAGRVGSGLDGLRLAAADTRFRRFTLVLIGYFILSTQINVAVTLKAVALAGNGATGPLYGLSAGLAVLLQYPLLRLVERFVPVRSALVAAVLLVGAALGLMSVAATFGQLLACVALYSLGTMIVYPTQQTLTARFAPPGRVGSYFGFSAISLGVGGAVGSVLGGALVDGGARLGFPALAWLTLAVIGGLTALGLRWALRGLPHQSG
- a CDS encoding S41 family peptidase gives rise to the protein MNAFLRRSTPRRDRPARFRPLLSAARTAALTALLAGLGAHPGAAAQGSVSPAQTIFNEVNDLLRQEYGGLSTVDRAALTREYQQRLNNVCAATPGSCPESRAYPVLEAELTALDDEHSFFQTPEDYREFIASATGGPRLQFGVKLALLDGQNRVVTEVVPGSAAEEAGLRRGDTLLRLNGRPYLYEDLREAREKGQTITLDVQRQGAPLQVTLTARESSTLDLPRLSYVPAGTGTGAQVAVIRIPTFLSGGRVAQRVHDQVRQAQRSGATGLIVDLRGNPGGSLAECDSAVSAFVPSLTRVARSADGSSRTVVSRGTRLEDARLAGTVSHPAFWTGPLAVLVDEGSASCSEFFAYEIQYATRGPIVGETTAGVGNTATRNFPVGSQAALQLTILHYAKPDGTPYPQRVTPDRPGPQGEAEIRALTQGRDPLLDLGLQALQTAPVLSLDPFRQQP
- a CDS encoding M20/M25/M40 family metallo-hydrolase, whose translation is MPLSYLTRIAQTPAPTFAEGRRADLIADLWTELGYVTERDEVGNVLTRLTPPGTEGRPALLLAAHLDTVFDAGTDVTVREEGGRLVGPGVGDNSASLAVVTALLRDLRGQTGALRRPLWIAANVGEEGLGDLRGAKYLLGRHRPQLGAFIAVDGYLGVAVTRGVGVRRYRAAFVGPGGHSWGDQAPSALHALGRAISALYALHLPASPRTTLNVGVASGGTSVNSIAGTAELLLDLRSLDAKVLADLDTRAVGVLHAAAREAGVQLQLERVGDRPGGDLQSGALLGAVRDAAREIRTDIRLASSSTDANAAVPHGLPAVAVGVYRGGNAHRTDEWVQASSLAPGLRFLRRLVDLYQRSPAA
- a CDS encoding metallophosphoesterase family protein; amino-acid sequence: MIRLAILADLHANLAATLAVHADVQRRGLTDIWVLGDLVGKGPRPREVLDWTQAHATRVIQGNWDARVAGATHRPQDLWPRSKLTPAGLTYLAELPYGIEEQFGGAWWRFVHASSRGLFHRLYPHSSLHDQLEAFTPNPAFGLTQHADALVYADMHEALLLDVEGRPLINCGSVGNPLDSTLPCYLILEFDPHSPVHSATFVRLTYDRDDEIRAAEESGMPFTREYIAELLTGAYQKRRARTGE